A region of the Romboutsia hominis genome:
CTAAACTTTCATAGCCACTACTTTTTATAAGAACATCACATAATGGTGATGTATGTATTGATAATTTGTCTTTTGATAAAAATTGTTTCATAGTTTTGCTCCTTAATTTAAAATATATGTTTATTATAACTATGAGTCTATTTTTAAACAATAGTTATTGTAGAAAATATCTATAATAATTAGATTTACTAGTATTTATGGCAACAGATGAACAGCATATAATTGTTTATCTGTAAACTTAGTTTTTATAGTAATTACTACTATATTAAAATGAATATAAAAAAGATGTGTAAAATAATTATATTTTGCACATCTTTTTAGTATTAATATTATTATATAAAAAGTTTCATATTGATTTATTTTCTAAGAATTAATTTAAAGCCATACTTTACATAGCTACTTAGCCCAGTAGTAAACATCGCCATTTTTACTTACTGCATATATATTATCGTCTTTTGTGCCTACAGTAAGCTTATTATTTTTGATTTTTTCTTTTATATCTTTTTCATTAAACCATTTAGTTTCTATAAACTTATCATCTAGTACACTTTTTTTATCTACCTTTTCTAATGTTTGTATAAATTTATCTGTTTCATCTTTTGGTATTATAAATCTTCCATTTGCTTTATTGGAATCTAAGTTATGAACTTCTTGTATATTGGTAGCATTAGTTGGGATATTTTCAGGAATCCAACCTCTTTCTATTATATCTTTAGCATCTTTATAGCTATTAAACTTATGGATTTTTATATCCATACTACATCCTGTCAATATAGTTGCCAACATTAAAAATACTATTATTTTCTTCATTCTCAATTTCCTCCATGTCCGTTTCATTTAATATTATAAACATATTATATATACTATATCTTAAAAAATAATAAACCCAACATTAAATAAATCTTAAATTATTTAAATAGTATCCAAAAATACAAAAAGACCATCTTAAAATAAGTCTAGCTAATAACAAAACTTACTGTAAGACGGTCTTATATAACTTTTATTAATCTTTAAATACAGTATTTTCAGTTTTCCATTGTAATAATTTTATATATAACCAAAAACCATATATACCAAGAGTTATTATAGTTAATACTAGCCATTTTATATAGTTAAAAAATAAGCTAGATCCAGTACCTTTAAATTCGAGCCTTCTTCCTTCTATTACCGTATTTTCGGCTTCCCATCTATATTTTATGCACATAGCCCACGGTGTGGCTAATCCTAACGTAAAAGCAGTTATTAACCAAGCTAATATATTAACTCCAATAAGTCCTAGTAATCCACCTTCAAATCTTGATTCCATATGTTTCCCTCCTATTATGTATATATATTAATATATATGCATAATAAAGTATATAAACTGCAACTTAATTAAATCTTAAATAAACCTTAAAACTTTATAAAAATTTATGGTATAGTGAATTATTCTTTTATTATAAATCTTTCTATAAAATTAACAATTACTTTTTCTAAGTCTCCACTATCTTCTACTTCTATTATCCTAGGTGTAGCTAATTCACCTCCATGTTCAAAGTTTACGCTTGATATTACGATTTCTTTGTCTTCATAGTCAAAGTCAAGTGTTAAACCTACTAGGTTATTTAAATCTAGTCTAAAGTCCCCAATGTCTCTTATATTATAATCCTCATACTCATCATCACCATAACTTCTTAAATTATATATCTTTCCATCTAAAAATTCTACCTTATCTAAATCTTCATTAGTCTTACCTATAGCAAAATGGAGTGCATACTCTTCTCCTAACAATAAATTAGCATAATCACTTGCATCATTTATATCTTCATAATCTTCATCAAAAGTTATTACATCCATATAGTCTCTATCTATCAAACATACTCTTGATACATAATCTGGATAATCATATAATAATTCATCACAATTATCCTTATAATAATTTATAAAATTTTCTAATCTAAACTCTTCTGGTTTTATTCTTATAGCTTGCATATTTATGTCCTTTCTATACTAATTCGTCAAATCTTTGTTATGCTAAAAATCAAATTTAATTTAAAATATGTTTGTATATTTTTAATACTTATATAATATATCATACTATTAATTCACTTTGAATATATGTTTTTTTATATGCTCCTTTTTTATTATTAATCTCAACTATATCTTTCAATAATATAAGAGAATTTGAATAATGGAGCGTTTCTACAAATAATGAATTAATATATACAGTCAACTAAAATATGAAAAAAACTATAATTGTAGTAAATATAATAATATAAAAAGAGCCCTTATTTAGAAATTTAATACAGGCTCTTTTTATTAATTCAAATTATTTGAACTCTTTTTTATCATATATCTTTATGGATATTATCATAGATATTAAAATAGTTAAAATACTTATAATTATTGATACTATTAAAGGATTTATATTATTTATATAGTCTATTATATTTTTTAGCTGTTTTGAAGGATTTTGAAGTATATCTACAATTGGCATTGAACAAAATATTGTAGCTAAAGTTATAGCCATAGTTATGAATTTTCCCTTTATTGCACCATATTTAATCATTGTTGGAATTAACATACTAATAATTAATGTAGATGATAATATTACTGTAGTTAATAGTAAATCTAAATTTATATCAACTTCTATTATATGGTATATAACACTTACTATAAGCATTGATGATATCATTGTTATAATACCAATTACATATCTCGATATAACGTACTCACTTCTTTTTACAGGAATTACTCCTATCAAATTATCTATACCACTTACATCTTCATAAGACATAAGCTGTGGTACACCAACAATTGTAATCATTGAAGATAAAGCACCTATAAATGAAGGATTGATTGCTGATACAAATAACCACATTATAATTATTATACCAACTTGCTTAAGTATTGCTTTAAAATTTATTAAACTCATTTTAGTAAGATTCATTATATTATTCATATTAATACCCCCTAGTATAATACATTAGTATATCTTCTAAATTAACTTTGTCATAAACAACTTCT
Encoded here:
- a CDS encoding membrane lipoprotein lipid attachment site-containing protein, which encodes MKKIIVFLMLATILTGCSMDIKIHKFNSYKDAKDIIERGWIPENIPTNATNIQEVHNLDSNKANGRFIIPKDETDKFIQTLEKVDKKSVLDDKFIETKWFNEKDIKEKIKNNKLTVGTKDDNIYAVSKNGDVYYWAK
- a CDS encoding ABC-2 transporter permease; this encodes MNNIMNLTKMSLINFKAILKQVGIIIIMWLFVSAINPSFIGALSSMITIVGVPQLMSYEDVSGIDNLIGVIPVKRSEYVISRYVIGIITMISSMLIVSVIYHIIEVDINLDLLLTTVILSSTLIISMLIPTMIKYGAIKGKFITMAITLATIFCSMPIVDILQNPSKQLKNIIDYINNINPLIVSIIISILTILISMIISIKIYDKKEFK
- a CDS encoding DUF898 family protein, translating into MESRFEGGLLGLIGVNILAWLITAFTLGLATPWAMCIKYRWEAENTVIEGRRLEFKGTGSSLFFNYIKWLVLTIITLGIYGFWLYIKLLQWKTENTVFKD